One region of Candidatus Margulisiibacteriota bacterium genomic DNA includes:
- a CDS encoding ArsR family transcriptional regulator produces the protein MEKELKPYIHFLRALASEERLSIIKSLLEKEMCVTEVENSFYMEQSTASHHLNLLKKAGIACSRRNGKQMIYSIDKSSFRTKYEEFLQLLSV, from the coding sequence ATGGAAAAAGAATTGAAACCGTATATACATTTTCTCCGAGCGCTAGCTTCAGAAGAAAGATTGAGTATTATAAAAAGCCTGTTAGAAAAAGAAATGTGCGTTACTGAGGTAGAAAATAGTTTTTATATGGAGCAATCTACAGCCTCTCATCATCTGAACCTTTTAAAGAAAGCAGGAATTGCCTGTTCTCGAAGAAATGGCAAACAAATGATCTATAGCATCGATAAAAGCTCATTTAGGACTAAATATGAAGAGTTTTTGCAATTACTAAGTGTATAG
- a CDS encoding prephenate dehydratase, whose protein sequence is MKRLAFLGPYGTFSEDAAKKYNEQNHYELVPMPTIYDVITSVDNGEIEEGIVPIENSIEGAVNATLDVLVRSKNIKITEEFDVNIVNNLIVKPGTALAEITDLYSFYQPIGQCMNYIRMNLPKTRIHGTNSTAEAAAFVSDYNEKNNIVAAIGTRNAAAIYNLEILAENINDYPDTVTRFVIIGHREQAQSGNDKTSIAFVTHADRPGGLYEILGVFSKRSINLTKIESRPSKESLGQYIFFLDMEGHKSDVIVGEALSEVQKIVVSLKILGSYPIKK, encoded by the coding sequence ATGAAAAGATTAGCATTTCTAGGGCCATATGGCACGTTTTCTGAGGATGCCGCAAAAAAATATAACGAGCAAAACCATTACGAACTTGTTCCTATGCCTACTATTTATGATGTTATAACCAGCGTAGATAATGGAGAAATCGAAGAGGGAATAGTTCCGATCGAGAATTCGATTGAAGGTGCAGTTAATGCTACCCTTGATGTGCTTGTCCGGTCAAAAAATATCAAAATAACCGAAGAATTCGATGTTAATATTGTTAATAATCTCATTGTGAAACCAGGTACAGCACTGGCTGAAATAACGGACCTCTATTCTTTCTATCAGCCAATAGGCCAGTGTATGAACTATATCAGAATGAATTTGCCAAAGACCCGGATACATGGGACGAACAGCACTGCCGAAGCTGCTGCTTTTGTATCTGATTATAATGAAAAAAATAATATCGTCGCTGCTATCGGCACACGGAATGCAGCTGCAATATATAACCTTGAAATTCTTGCCGAAAATATTAATGATTATCCTGACACGGTAACGAGATTTGTAATTATCGGACACCGGGAACAGGCTCAGTCAGGAAATGACAAAACGTCTATTGCTTTTGTAACGCATGCCGATAGACCTGGTGGACTTTATGAGATCCTTGGCGTTTTTTCGAAGAGGTCTATTAACCTCACGAAAATTGAATCTCGGCCTTCCAAGGAATCGCTTGGTCAATATATTTTCTTTTTGGATATGGAAGGTCACAAATCAGACGTAATTGTTGGAGAAGCGTTGTCTGAGGTTCAAAAGATTGTGGTCTCACTAAAAATACTTGGATCATATCCCATAAAAAAATAA
- a CDS encoding acylphosphatase, which yields MSSVVVQKKIHVTGVVQGVGYRYFAYKNAHKFKIKGYARNMLDGSVLVVAQGEKAPVSNYISLLREGPVAASIDSVEIEDCPVEEYDRFSTY from the coding sequence ATGAGCAGTGTAGTTGTACAAAAAAAGATTCACGTAACCGGTGTAGTTCAGGGCGTAGGATATCGTTATTTTGCTTATAAGAATGCACATAAGTTCAAGATTAAAGGTTATGCCCGGAATATGCTTGACGGAAGCGTACTCGTTGTTGCACAAGGCGAGAAAGCACCTGTAAGTAACTATATTTCTTTGCTCCGGGAAGGCCCGGTAGCTGCCAGTATTGATTCAGTAGAGATCGAAGATTGTCCTGTAGAAGAATATGATCGTTTTTCTACATATTAA
- a CDS encoding serine--tRNA ligase: MLNPKLIRMNPELVEEALKKRNMGTELLEEFLAVDRQWRDLDTIIAAKKFERKQFSPKGKPSEEQLLILKKLSDEIKEEEDLVKVLEQKVESIALLFPNIPDNSVPVGTDAASNVVIKQWGEIREFDFQPSPHDELGQKLGILDFERGIKLAQSRFTVYLGDGAKLERALINFMLDTHTARSYKEVLPPFLVNSSSMQGTGQLPKFADDLFRCKDDDLWLIPTAEVPVTNLHRDEIIPEESLPLYYAAYTPCFRREAGSYGRDTKGIIRQHQFNKVELVKFVLPENSSDEHEKLTSDAALILELLGLPYRVISLCTGDLGFSSAKTYDLEVWFPSQNIYKEISSCSNFLDFQARRALIRYRSNKTEKAELLHTLNGSGLAVGRTFAAILENYQQKDGTVIIPEVLRPYMGGKKLLGNI, translated from the coding sequence GTGCTTAATCCGAAATTGATACGAATGAATCCAGAGCTTGTAGAAGAAGCTTTAAAGAAAAGAAACATGGGTACTGAACTCCTTGAAGAATTTCTTGCAGTAGATAGGCAGTGGCGGGACCTTGATACTATCATTGCAGCAAAGAAATTTGAACGCAAACAGTTTTCTCCGAAAGGTAAGCCTTCTGAAGAACAACTTTTGATATTAAAAAAGCTTTCTGATGAGATCAAAGAAGAAGAAGATTTGGTAAAGGTGCTGGAGCAAAAAGTTGAGTCTATTGCGTTGCTTTTTCCGAATATTCCCGACAATTCTGTCCCGGTGGGAACGGATGCGGCTAGTAACGTTGTTATAAAGCAGTGGGGAGAAATCCGGGAATTTGATTTTCAGCCCAGCCCGCATGATGAACTTGGGCAAAAGCTTGGCATTCTTGATTTTGAACGGGGTATAAAACTCGCACAGTCTCGTTTTACGGTATATCTAGGTGACGGAGCAAAACTTGAAAGAGCGCTCATCAACTTTATGCTTGATACCCACACGGCGCGTAGTTATAAAGAAGTCTTGCCTCCTTTTTTGGTGAACTCTTCAAGTATGCAGGGAACTGGACAACTACCGAAATTTGCTGATGACCTTTTTAGATGTAAGGATGACGATCTCTGGCTTATCCCTACGGCAGAAGTCCCGGTAACAAACCTTCATCGTGATGAAATCATCCCGGAGGAATCATTGCCGCTGTATTACGCCGCGTATACGCCGTGTTTTCGTCGGGAAGCCGGTTCTTACGGCAGAGATACAAAAGGGATTATTCGCCAGCATCAATTTAATAAAGTTGAGCTTGTTAAGTTTGTCCTTCCTGAGAATTCAAGTGATGAACACGAAAAACTTACCTCCGATGCTGCTCTTATTCTGGAGCTTTTAGGACTTCCTTATAGAGTAATATCTTTATGCACAGGAGATCTGGGGTTTTCTTCTGCAAAAACCTATGATCTTGAGGTTTGGTTCCCTTCACAGAATATATACAAGGAAATCTCGTCTTGCAGTAATTTCTTAGACTTCCAGGCAAGAAGAGCACTTATTCGTTATCGAAGTAATAAAACTGAAAAGGCAGAGTTGCTTCACACTTTGAACGGTTCCGGGCTTGCCGTTGGAAGAACCTTTGCGGCTATTCTGGAGAATTATCAACAAAAAGATGGAACTGTAATTATTCCGGAAGTGCTGAGACCTTATATGGGCGGAAAAAAATTATTAGGTAATATATAA
- a CDS encoding serine hydroxymethyltransferase (catalyzes the reaction of glycine with 5,10-methylenetetrahydrofolate to form L-serine and tetrahydrofolate): MLKYIQETDPEIALAIDKELGRQRNNIELIASENFTSLAVMQACGSVLTNKYAEGLPGKRYYGGCEYVDIVESLAIERAKELFGADHANVQPHSGAQANTAVYFALLKPGDTVLGMNLSHGGHLTHGSPVNISGAYYNFVAYGVSKRDERIDYDELEQLALDNKPKMIVAGASAYPRIIDFARLRMIADKVGALLFVDMAHIAGLVAAGLHPSPVPYCDVVTTTTHKTLRGPRGGLILCKQEYAKQIDKSVFPGTQGGPLMHVIAGKAIALKEALSPGFKEYQNQIIKNAAKLAEQLAIFGFRIVSGGTDNHLMLVDLRCIELTGKVAEKALDEVGITVNKNTIPFETESPFITSGIRLGTPAVTARGMKEAEMIIIAQMINDVLRNLEDEETMLRVRHQINALCEKYPLYKDL; the protein is encoded by the coding sequence ATGTTAAAGTATATACAAGAAACTGACCCGGAAATAGCCTTGGCTATTGATAAAGAGCTTGGCCGGCAAAGAAATAATATAGAGCTGATAGCTTCGGAGAACTTTACTTCTCTTGCAGTAATGCAAGCTTGTGGGTCGGTACTCACGAATAAGTATGCCGAAGGCCTTCCCGGAAAACGATATTATGGCGGTTGCGAATACGTTGATATTGTAGAATCCTTAGCAATAGAGAGAGCAAAAGAGCTTTTTGGTGCGGATCATGCTAATGTACAGCCGCATTCTGGAGCCCAAGCAAATACTGCTGTTTATTTCGCACTCCTGAAGCCGGGAGATACTGTCCTGGGCATGAACCTGTCCCATGGTGGACATCTTACTCATGGCAGCCCGGTAAATATATCCGGGGCATATTATAATTTTGTTGCTTATGGGGTAAGCAAAAGAGATGAGCGGATTGACTATGATGAATTGGAACAGTTAGCCCTCGATAATAAACCTAAAATGATTGTTGCAGGTGCCAGCGCATATCCAAGAATTATTGATTTCGCCCGATTAAGGATGATCGCGGATAAGGTCGGGGCTCTATTATTTGTTGATATGGCCCATATTGCCGGACTTGTCGCTGCCGGATTGCATCCTAGTCCTGTTCCTTATTGCGATGTAGTAACGACAACTACGCACAAGACCTTGAGAGGTCCCCGTGGAGGGCTAATCCTTTGTAAGCAGGAATATGCCAAACAAATTGATAAATCGGTATTTCCCGGTACTCAGGGCGGGCCGCTTATGCATGTCATTGCAGGTAAGGCTATTGCACTTAAAGAAGCTTTGAGTCCTGGGTTTAAAGAATACCAGAACCAAATTATCAAGAATGCTGCAAAATTAGCGGAGCAATTAGCAATCTTTGGTTTTAGGATCGTATCCGGTGGAACTGATAATCATTTGATGCTCGTCGACCTTAGGTGTATAGAGTTAACCGGTAAAGTTGCAGAGAAGGCCCTTGATGAAGTAGGTATTACTGTTAACAAAAATACTATACCGTTTGAGACTGAGAGTCCTTTTATAACAAGTGGTATCCGCTTAGGGACACCTGCTGTAACGGCTCGAGGTATGAAAGAAGCGGAAATGATTATTATTGCTCAAATGATAAATGATGTCCTTAGGAATCTTGAGGATGAAGAGACAATGCTCCGGGTTAGACATCAGATCAATGCATTGTGTGAAAAATATCCGTTATATAAGGATTTATAA
- a CDS encoding cytidine deaminase, producing the protein MPESIRILTQDISKRPDWDEYFLRIMAVVMQRASCLKRKVGALIVKDNRILASGYNGAPAGIDHCEKVGCLRKELNVPSGQRHELCRGLHAEQNAIVQAAVHGIAIKGATIYCNFLPCIICTKMIINSGIKRVVFTGYYPDDLAVKMFTETDIELDLYQPEKK; encoded by the coding sequence ATGCCGGAATCAATAAGGATATTAACACAGGATATTTCAAAGCGGCCGGATTGGGATGAATACTTTTTGCGAATTATGGCTGTTGTTATGCAACGTGCCAGCTGTTTGAAGCGGAAAGTAGGCGCGCTTATAGTTAAGGATAATAGAATCCTCGCATCTGGGTATAATGGTGCTCCTGCGGGCATTGATCATTGTGAAAAAGTCGGGTGTCTTCGAAAAGAATTAAATGTCCCTTCGGGGCAAAGGCATGAATTGTGCCGCGGTCTGCATGCAGAACAAAATGCTATAGTTCAGGCTGCAGTCCATGGAATTGCGATTAAGGGTGCGACTATTTATTGTAATTTTTTACCCTGTATCATTTGTACAAAGATGATCATTAATTCCGGAATAAAACGAGTGGTTTTTACCGGCTATTACCCTGATGATTTAGCTGTTAAGATGTTTACTGAAACTGATATCGAATTAGATCTCTATCAGCCTGAGAAAAAGTGA